Proteins from a genomic interval of Streptomyces sp. NBC_00820:
- a CDS encoding HAMP domain-containing sensor histidine kinase codes for MSGRRRPRTRRGRAGQPRTLRTRLVVASVTLIAVVCAVIGSVTTLALRSHLYEQLDGGLHEAGRRLSGEFAPPGQGEPLGQGKPTAQGNAAGPGIGHTGRFGGEKSLSAFVTRGPQPQFTIAAEVENGSATEGELGQKSAATLQMIARSLDGAQLAALDSVPRDGQPHTVRVPGLGSYRVQYAHGPNGDFYVGIPTKDTDGTIGTLILIEVSVTVAGLVAAGIAGTVIVGVATRPLRRVAATATRVSELPLHSGEVNLSERVPEAECDPHTEVGRVGAALNRMLDHVHDALHARQRSETRVRQFVADASHELRTPLASIRGYAELTRRGREQVGPDTRHALGRIESEAGRMTLLVEDLLLLARLDAGRPLRFERTDLVPLVVDAVSDARAVGSAHNWRLDLPDEPALAPADAARLQQVLVNLLGNARTHTPPGTTVTARVRRQGPWLCADVEDDGPGIPPELLPHVFERFARGDSARSRATGSTGLGLAIVRAVAAAHGGAVSVESAPGRTVFIVRLPASDPVAPASDPASPVPSPASPVPSLVAPVPSPVAPVPSPATPTPRPVSGAVGQVSGTVGRVSGPGGQQDSQPPHSATTRVRQGS; via the coding sequence ATGAGCGGGCGACGACGGCCGCGTACGCGCAGGGGGCGGGCGGGACAGCCGCGCACCCTGCGGACACGGCTCGTCGTCGCGTCCGTGACGCTGATCGCCGTGGTGTGCGCGGTGATCGGCTCCGTGACCACGCTGGCCCTGCGCTCGCATCTGTACGAGCAGCTGGACGGCGGGCTGCACGAGGCGGGCAGGCGCCTGTCCGGGGAGTTCGCCCCGCCCGGCCAGGGAGAGCCGCTGGGCCAGGGCAAGCCGACAGCTCAAGGAAATGCGGCCGGGCCCGGCATCGGGCACACCGGCCGGTTCGGCGGCGAGAAGAGCCTGTCCGCATTCGTCACCCGCGGCCCACAGCCCCAGTTCACCATCGCGGCCGAGGTCGAGAACGGCAGTGCAACCGAGGGCGAGCTGGGCCAGAAGTCGGCCGCCACCCTCCAGATGATTGCCAGGTCCCTCGACGGCGCCCAGCTGGCCGCCCTCGACTCCGTCCCGCGGGACGGGCAGCCGCACACCGTGAGGGTGCCCGGGCTGGGTTCCTACCGGGTGCAGTACGCCCACGGCCCCAACGGCGACTTCTACGTCGGCATCCCCACCAAGGACACCGACGGCACGATCGGCACCCTGATCCTCATCGAGGTCAGCGTCACCGTCGCCGGGCTCGTCGCCGCCGGCATCGCCGGGACCGTCATCGTCGGCGTGGCCACCCGCCCCCTGCGCAGGGTCGCCGCCACCGCCACCCGCGTCTCCGAACTGCCCCTGCACAGCGGCGAGGTGAACCTCAGCGAGCGCGTCCCGGAGGCGGAGTGCGACCCGCACACCGAGGTCGGCCGGGTCGGCGCCGCGCTCAACCGCATGCTCGACCACGTCCACGACGCCCTGCACGCCCGCCAGCGGAGCGAGACGCGGGTACGGCAGTTCGTCGCCGACGCCAGCCACGAGCTGCGCACCCCGCTCGCCTCCATCCGCGGCTACGCCGAGCTGACCCGGCGCGGCCGCGAACAGGTCGGCCCGGACACCCGGCACGCGCTGGGCCGTATCGAGTCCGAGGCGGGCCGGATGACCCTCCTCGTCGAGGACCTGCTGCTGCTCGCCCGGCTGGACGCGGGGCGGCCGCTGCGGTTCGAGCGGACCGACCTCGTGCCGCTCGTCGTGGACGCCGTCAGCGACGCACGCGCGGTCGGCTCGGCCCACAACTGGCGGCTCGACCTGCCCGACGAACCGGCGCTAGCCCCGGCCGACGCGGCCCGCCTCCAGCAGGTGCTGGTGAACCTGCTGGGCAACGCCCGCACCCACACCCCGCCCGGTACGACGGTCACCGCGCGCGTGCGGCGTCAGGGGCCGTGGCTGTGCGCCGACGTCGAGGACGACGGGCCCGGCATCCCGCCCGAGCTGCTGCCGCACGTCTTCGAACGGTTCGCACGGGGCGACTCCGCACGCTCCCGCGCCACCGGCTCCACCGGTCTGGGGCTCGCCATCGTGCGGGCCGTCGCCGCCGCGCACGGCGGTGCGGTGAGCGTGGAAAGCGCCCCGGGGCGCACCGTGTTCATCGTCCGGCTGCCCGCATCCGACCCGGTCGCCCCCGCATCCGACCCGGCCTCCCCTGTCCCGAGCCCGGCCTCCCCTGTCCCGAGCCTGGTCGCACCTGTCCCGAGCCCGGTCGCACCCGTCCCGAGCCCGGCCACCCCCACCCCGCGTCCGGTCTCCGGAGCCGTCGGGCAGGTCTCCGGAACCGTCGGGCGCGTCTCCGGTCCCGGTGGGCAACAGGACTCACAGCCCCCGCACAGCGCCACCACACGGGTGCGACAGGGCAGTTGA
- a CDS encoding response regulator transcription factor, which yields MTTTSSQGRTELLRPDGSPVRVLVVDDELSITELLSMALRYEGWQIRSAGDGQGAVQTAREFRPDAVVLDMMLPDMDGLAVLGRLRRELPDVPVLFLTAKDAVEDRIAGLTAGGDDYVTKPFSLEEVVARLRGLIRRAGAADRRSESVLVVGDLTLDEDSHEVWRAGDSIHLTATEFELLRFLMRNPRRVLSKAQILDRVWSYDFGGQANVVELYISYLRRKIDAGREPMIHTRRGAGYLIKPAVA from the coding sequence ATGACGACGACCTCCTCCCAAGGACGCACCGAACTGCTGAGGCCGGACGGGAGCCCCGTCCGTGTGCTCGTGGTGGACGACGAACTGTCCATCACCGAACTGCTGAGCATGGCTCTGCGGTACGAGGGCTGGCAGATCAGGAGTGCGGGGGACGGGCAGGGGGCCGTGCAGACGGCTAGGGAGTTCCGGCCCGACGCCGTCGTGCTGGACATGATGCTGCCCGACATGGACGGGCTGGCGGTGCTCGGCCGGCTCAGGCGTGAACTTCCGGACGTGCCCGTGCTGTTCCTGACCGCGAAGGACGCGGTGGAGGACCGGATCGCCGGGCTGACCGCGGGCGGCGACGACTACGTGACCAAGCCGTTCAGCCTGGAGGAGGTCGTGGCCCGGCTACGCGGGCTGATCCGCCGGGCCGGGGCCGCGGACCGCCGCTCGGAGTCCGTGCTCGTGGTGGGGGACCTGACCCTGGACGAGGACAGCCACGAGGTGTGGCGGGCCGGGGACAGCATCCATCTCACCGCCACCGAGTTCGAGTTGCTGCGCTTCCTCATGCGTAACCCGCGCCGGGTGCTCAGCAAGGCCCAGATCCTGGACCGGGTGTGGTCGTACGACTTCGGCGGCCAGGCCAATGTCGTCGAGCTGTACATCTCGTACCTGCGCAGGAAGATCGACGCCGGCCGGGAGCCGATGATCCACACCCGGCGCGGGGCGGGTTACCTGATCAAGCCCGCCGTGGCATGA
- a CDS encoding antibiotic biosynthesis monooxygenase family protein → MSDQQDSPVVPGPTPALRPPYYAVVFTSTRTADDPEDPDAYDRTGAHLSRLVREVPGFLGEDFARTPGGLAISVAYFRDLAGIEEWRRHPDHLAAKRRGRERWFERYTIHIARVEHSHSHGHSHSHG, encoded by the coding sequence ATGAGTGATCAGCAGGACAGTCCTGTCGTCCCCGGTCCGACCCCCGCCCTCCGACCCCCTTATTACGCAGTCGTGTTCACCTCCACCCGTACGGCCGACGATCCCGAGGACCCTGACGCGTACGACCGCACCGGTGCCCACCTCTCCCGCCTCGTGCGGGAGGTCCCCGGCTTCCTCGGCGAGGACTTCGCCCGCACCCCCGGCGGACTCGCCATCTCCGTCGCCTACTTCCGCGACCTCGCGGGGATCGAGGAGTGGCGGCGGCACCCCGACCACCTGGCGGCCAAACGGCGCGGCCGTGAGCGGTGGTTCGAGCGGTACACGATCCACATCGCCCGGGTCGAGCACAGCCACAGCCACGGTCACAGCCACAGTCACGGGTGA
- a CDS encoding DUF2797 domain-containing protein produces MAHDAHVWKCSGLRWTPDGPLLLWGGGRRSALSRGKRVAFAVVDGSARGCVGARGNACPVRAVVPGRSKGARCEECARLDRAHSVAADTIADDPRPYRVYLAWFGPGLVKVGITALERGSARLLEQGAVCFSWLGTGPLMAARRTEELLRAALQVPDRIPYAVKRAVRSTLPATEAERAAEITELHARAVDLGGWPESLTREPCQVVDHVGVFGIAGADPAVGDVVELLAGGRVSGELVAAAGPDLHLAVAGRGVVVLDTRLLPGWRLAPLRAGLSEVTLPVREFRREQEGLF; encoded by the coding sequence ATGGCACACGACGCACACGTATGGAAATGCTCCGGGCTGCGCTGGACGCCGGACGGGCCGCTCCTGCTCTGGGGCGGGGGACGGCGCAGCGCGCTGTCCCGGGGGAAGCGGGTCGCCTTCGCGGTCGTGGACGGCTCGGCGCGGGGGTGTGTCGGCGCGCGGGGGAACGCGTGCCCGGTGCGGGCGGTGGTGCCGGGGCGGAGTAAGGGGGCGCGGTGCGAGGAGTGCGCGCGGCTGGACCGGGCGCACTCCGTGGCCGCCGACACGATCGCGGACGACCCGCGGCCGTACCGCGTCTACCTGGCCTGGTTCGGCCCCGGCCTGGTCAAGGTCGGCATCACGGCCCTCGAGCGGGGTTCGGCGCGGCTGCTCGAACAGGGCGCCGTCTGTTTCAGCTGGCTCGGTACCGGTCCGCTGATGGCCGCCCGGCGCACCGAGGAGCTGCTCCGGGCCGCCCTCCAGGTCCCGGACCGGATCCCGTACGCCGTGAAGCGGGCGGTGCGGTCCACCCTGCCGGCGACCGAGGCCGAACGGGCGGCGGAGATCACGGAGTTGCACGCGCGGGCGGTCGACCTCGGCGGCTGGCCCGAATCGCTCACCCGTGAACCCTGCCAAGTCGTCGATCATGTCGGTGTGTTCGGGATCGCCGGCGCGGACCCTGCCGTCGGGGACGTGGTGGAGCTTCTCGCGGGCGGCCGTGTGAGCGGTGAGCTGGTCGCCGCCGCCGGACCCGATCTGCATCTCGCCGTCGCCGGGCGGGGCGTCGTCGTCCTCGACACCCGTCTGCTGCCCGGCTGGCGACTGGCCCCGCTGCGTGCGGGGCTCAGTGAAGTCACGTTGCCGGTCCGGGAGTTCAGGAGGGAGCAGGAAGGTCTCTTCTGA
- a CDS encoding BRO-N domain-containing protein, whose product MYEYDDTQSGQSGQPGQSGEQRRDAIDVNDFVFAATGARVRRLTTPEGEHWFPAADVAVNLGYANTRQALLWHVAPDCTKRLAEFAQGVYPVDALRKLAGHRLQKSMKLVSLRGLIALVSGCTKPECAPFKAWVSEVIATVQRDGSYTLEAAPVQPAPTGDTAYLMPQQVADAIVRLEERNIRADEALAVAQSERIEQMRRGNEQLGRVNENLGRVGEHLGRVDENLGRANDHLGGIDARLSVLGARAGGLQDVLGRIADTLDVIAERLRPPAPVAGPPPVITPQRLLATWREKNLVVTEDVHAVAAYLAPALVRGPVPCRLEEVAGRTGLTLDRVHDCVRMLIKRGCMRQVGSAADGRPVYVLP is encoded by the coding sequence ATGTACGAGTACGACGACACGCAGTCGGGGCAGTCGGGGCAACCAGGACAGTCGGGGGAGCAGCGGCGGGACGCGATCGACGTCAACGACTTCGTGTTCGCGGCCACAGGGGCGCGGGTGCGGAGGCTGACAACGCCGGAGGGCGAGCACTGGTTTCCGGCGGCGGACGTGGCGGTGAATCTCGGCTACGCGAACACGCGGCAAGCACTCCTGTGGCACGTCGCGCCGGACTGCACCAAGCGGCTCGCTGAGTTTGCGCAAGGCGTCTATCCAGTAGACGCCTTGCGCAAACTCGCAGGTCACAGGCTGCAGAAGTCGATGAAGCTGGTCAGTCTGCGGGGTTTGATCGCCCTCGTCAGCGGCTGCACCAAGCCCGAGTGCGCACCCTTCAAAGCCTGGGTCTCCGAAGTGATCGCGACCGTCCAGCGCGACGGTTCCTACACTCTCGAGGCCGCCCCCGTGCAGCCCGCCCCGACCGGCGACACCGCGTACCTCATGCCGCAGCAGGTCGCCGACGCCATCGTCAGGCTGGAGGAGCGGAACATCCGGGCGGACGAGGCGCTGGCGGTCGCGCAGTCGGAGCGGATCGAGCAGATGCGCCGGGGCAACGAGCAGTTGGGCCGAGTCAACGAGAACCTGGGCCGAGTCGGCGAACATCTGGGCCGAGTCGACGAGAACCTCGGCCGTGCCAACGACCACCTGGGCGGCATCGACGCACGCCTCAGTGTCCTTGGTGCCCGCGCGGGCGGCCTGCAGGATGTGCTCGGGCGGATCGCCGACACCCTTGACGTGATCGCAGAGCGGCTGCGGCCGCCCGCTCCCGTGGCCGGCCCGCCCCCGGTGATCACACCGCAGCGGCTGCTTGCGACCTGGCGGGAGAAGAACCTGGTCGTCACCGAGGATGTGCACGCCGTGGCCGCCTACCTGGCGCCGGCGCTGGTGAGGGGCCCCGTTCCCTGCCGGCTGGAAGAGGTCGCCGGCCGTACGGGACTGACCCTCGACCGTGTCCACGACTGCGTGCGGATGCTGATCAAGCGGGGCTGCATGCGGCAGGTGGGCAGTGCGGCGGACGGGAGGCCGGTGTACGTGCTGCCGTAG
- a CDS encoding HGxxPAAW family protein, with product MSLHDEGHTIAGWTGFCIGAAGSGLAGAGVCVASLPAVGAGLVIAGAGVLVTWALHLAGWGKPPGVRPRGQWGMRVRDSQARAGHAGCVACRLAGRGRDSRSVEVAGAAVPGEAG from the coding sequence ATGAGTCTGCACGACGAGGGTCACACGATCGCCGGCTGGACCGGTTTCTGTATCGGCGCCGCCGGGAGCGGGCTGGCGGGGGCGGGGGTGTGCGTGGCCTCCTTGCCGGCCGTCGGAGCCGGGCTGGTGATCGCGGGGGCGGGCGTCCTGGTCACCTGGGCCCTCCATCTCGCCGGCTGGGGCAAGCCGCCGGGCGTGCGGCCCCGGGGGCAGTGGGGGATGCGGGTGCGGGACTCCCAGGCCCGGGCGGGACATGCCGGGTGCGTGGCCTGCCGGCTGGCGGGACGGGGGCGGGACAGCCGGTCGGTCGAGGTGGCGGGGGCTGCGGTGCCCGGGGAGGCCGGGTGA